Proteins co-encoded in one Ornithorhynchus anatinus isolate Pmale09 chromosome 14, mOrnAna1.pri.v4, whole genome shotgun sequence genomic window:
- the LOC114816463 gene encoding neurofilament light polypeptide-like, producing MEPAVGAAAADEEKGEDQTGKEGKEEEGEKTERGRETRETQAETERRRRDGIGQRRKDGRKREPDRDTKAGRAKETGRGVGFGSAQQDRDREAER from the exons ATGGAACCTGCAGTGGGGGCAGCTGCTGCtgatgaagagaagggagaagacca gacagggaaggaagggaaggaggaggag ggggagaaaacagagagagggagagagacccgcgagacacaggcagagacagagagacgcagAAGAGACGGGATCGGGCAGAGGCGCAAAGACGGAAGAAAAAGAGAACCGGACAGAGACACAAAGGCAGGTAGAGCCAAAGAGACAGGCAGAGGAGTGGGATTCGGGAGCGCACAgcaagacagagacagggaggcagagagatag
- the KDELR3 gene encoding ER lumen protein-retaining receptor 3 gives MNVFRILGDVSHLLAMILLLLKIWRSKCCTGISGKSQILFALVFTTRYLDLFTNFVSLYNTVMKVIFLLCAYLTVYMIYGKFRKTFDSENDTFRLEFLLVPITGLSFLENYSFTPLEILWTFSIYLESVAILPQLFMISKTGEAETITTHYLFFLGLYRALYLANWIWRYHTENFYDQIAVVSGVVQTIFYCDFFYLYVTKVLKGKKLSLPMPV, from the exons ATGAACGTCTTTCGGATCCTGGGGGACGTCTCCCACTTGCTGGCCATGATCCTGCTTCTGCTCAAGATTTGGAGGTCCAAGTGCTGCACAG GTATTTCCGGGAAGAGCCAGATCCTGTTTGCTCTTGTCTTCACAACCCGCTACCTTGATCTTTTCACCAATTTTGTTTCTCTTTACAACACTGTGATGAAG gtCATTTTCCTGCTGTGCGCTTATCTCACCGTATACATGATCTATGGGAAGTTTCGAAAAACTTTTGATAGTGAAAACGATACCTTTCGCCTGGAATTCCTCTTGGTGCCCATCACTGGCCTCTCCTTCCTCGAGAATTACAGTTTCACTCCACTGGAG atcctctggaccTTCTCCATTTACCTGGAGTCCGTGGCGATTCTGCCACAGCTGTTCATGATCAGCAAGACAGGAGAGGCGGAGACCATCACTACGCATTACCTTTTCTTCCTTGGCCTCTATCGGGCACTCTACCTGGCCAACTGGATCTGGCGCTATCACACCGAAAACTTCTACGACCAAATTGCAGTGGTGTCCGGGGTGGTCCAAACCATCTTCTACTGTGACTTCTTCTACTTGTACGTCACCAAAG TCCTGAAAGGAAAGAAGTTAAGCCTTCCGATGCCGGTCTGA